The Panicum hallii strain FIL2 chromosome 9, PHallii_v3.1, whole genome shotgun sequence genome has a window encoding:
- the LOC112874105 gene encoding uncharacterized protein LOC112874105: MDPAEVPTGIDPRSACRLEITVNSYFTVRDSRKEYNRGRLVRFIVDSEEYSIIDLEKDINSEFKCGSDQQANFWVLTEGSLTCKLVSDAQFLDLLRTSRVVKLLMVVGRREHNVGGGEMPAAMSIGEEEIPIALNMGDEVMPAAMNNNLEVLDVEFAWSEVPEYGETTGGPPMVDEEEKDHFITIGYDPNGDEPAGVDEEWRYFKNVDHVVIDPVENLTVQVQKRKRAMPVPEIRDFDTEVVPDDEATVLDDFIVSNTSHDKENPVIKEGDTFADKNAFVHTIRQYAIRNEFETRIEHSDKERYRTRCADESCDWRVFAKKLHGGNTFMVVKLSELDVHTCSSTSKMKGREASIAWISQKVKDVVKEDPTLGAKKLQKRLEKH, encoded by the exons ATGGATCCTGCTGAAGTTCCCACGGG GATTGATCCAAGGAGTGCGTGTAGATTAGAGATCACTGTTAATTCTTACTTCACCGTGCGGGATAGTAGAAAGGAGTATAATCGGGGCAGGCTAGTAAGATTCATTGTTGATTCAGAAGAATACTCGATCATTGACCTGGAGAAAGATATTAATTCAGAATTTAAATGTGGAAGTGACCAACAGGCAAATTTCTGGGTTCTAACAGAGGGTAGTTTGACATGCAAGTTGGTTTCAGATGCGCAGTTTCTTGACTTGTTAAGGACATCTAGAGTAGTGAAGTTGCTCATGGTAGTGGGTAGACGTGAGCACAATG TAGGAGGAGGGGAGATGCCTGCAGCAATGAGCATAGGAGAGGAGGAGATACCTATTGCACTGAACATGGGAGATGAGGTTATGCCTGCTGCAATGAACAATAATTTGGAGGTACTAGATGTAGAATTTGCATGGTCAGAAGTACCTGAATACGGGGAAACAACTGGAGGGCCACCAATGGTCGATGAGGAAGAGAAGGACCACTTCATCACTATTGGGTACGATCCTAATGGAGATGAGCCTGCTGGAGTAGATGAGGAGTGGAGGTATTTTAAAAATGTTGATCATGTAGTTATTGATCCAGTCGAAAACCTTACAGTTCAGGTGCAGAAAAGAAAGAGGGCAATGCCTGTTCCAGAAATCAGAGACTTTGATACTGAAGTTGTTCCTGATGATGAGGCTACTGTGCTTGATGATTTTATTGTGTCTAACACATCACATGATAAAGAGAATCCAGTCATTAAGGAGGGAGATACATTTGCAGACAAGAATGCTTTTGTCCATACTATCAGACAGTATGCCATCAGAAATGAATTTGAGACTAGGATTGAACATAGTGACAAAGAAAGGTACAGGACAAGGTGTGCAGATGAAAGTTGTGATTGGAGAGTATTTGCAAAGAAACTACATGGTGGCAACACATTCATG GTGGTCAAACTCTCAGAATTGGATGTGCACACTTGTTCCAGCACAAGCAAGATGAAGGGACGAGAGGCTTCCATAGCTTGGATATCTCAAAAGGTGAAAGATGTTGTAAAAGAGGATCCTACTTTGGGTGCAAAGAAGTTACAAAAGAGATTGGAGAAACACTAA